One part of the Microlunatus elymi genome encodes these proteins:
- a CDS encoding RNA polymerase sigma factor → MSRVTLDEVNERIEAVWRIEAARLISGLARLLGDLGTAEEVAQDALLAAMEQWPVEGIPRNPGAWLMTTGKRRAIDRIRREVTLRDKLKIIGAELDDHEDPYGAVDDRLDDQIGDDLLRLIFTACHPVLGPDARVALTLKVVGGLSTAEIARAFLSTETTIAQRIVRAKKTLASKEIGFEAPTADQLPDRLPTVLSVIYLIFNEGYAASAGDDWMRPELCITGQRLGRMLYGLLPTEPEVFALTSLMELQASRLHARTDHDGNPVLLLDQQRSRWDRLLIVRGLQALDECHRLGGARGSYALQAAIAACHARALTAEDTDWTMIAAIYETLAEVSPSPVVELNRAVALGMAYGPAAGLQLVDQLRDLPAMERYHLLHSVRGDLLAKLDRGDEAAEEFRRAAELVGNEQERALMINRACATASTAR, encoded by the coding sequence GTGAGCCGGGTGACGCTGGACGAGGTCAACGAACGCATCGAGGCGGTGTGGCGGATCGAGGCCGCCCGCCTGATCAGCGGGCTGGCGCGGCTGCTGGGTGATCTCGGCACCGCCGAGGAGGTGGCGCAGGACGCCCTGCTGGCGGCGATGGAACAGTGGCCGGTCGAGGGCATCCCACGCAATCCGGGAGCCTGGCTGATGACAACCGGGAAACGACGCGCGATCGACCGGATCCGGCGTGAGGTGACACTGCGGGACAAGCTCAAGATCATCGGCGCCGAGCTTGATGATCATGAAGATCCGTACGGCGCGGTCGACGACCGACTCGATGATCAGATCGGCGACGACCTGCTGCGGTTGATCTTCACCGCCTGCCATCCGGTACTCGGTCCCGACGCCCGGGTCGCGTTGACCCTCAAGGTGGTCGGCGGCCTGTCCACGGCGGAGATCGCCCGGGCGTTCCTGAGCACCGAGACGACGATCGCCCAACGCATCGTACGAGCCAAGAAAACCCTTGCCAGCAAGGAGATCGGTTTCGAGGCACCGACCGCGGACCAGTTGCCGGACCGGCTACCGACGGTGCTGTCGGTGATCTACTTGATCTTCAACGAGGGGTACGCGGCCAGCGCGGGTGACGACTGGATGCGGCCCGAACTGTGCATCACCGGGCAGCGGCTCGGCCGGATGCTGTACGGACTGCTGCCGACCGAGCCCGAGGTGTTCGCGCTGACGTCGTTGATGGAGCTGCAGGCGTCGCGGCTGCATGCTCGTACCGATCATGACGGTAATCCGGTGCTGTTGCTTGATCAACAGCGTTCCCGCTGGGACCGGTTGTTGATCGTGCGCGGGCTGCAGGCCCTGGACGAGTGCCATCGACTCGGCGGTGCTCGCGGCAGTTATGCACTGCAGGCTGCCATCGCCGCCTGCCACGCCCGCGCGCTCACCGCCGAGGACACCGACTGGACGATGATCGCGGCCATCTACGAGACCTTGGCCGAGGTGTCACCGTCGCCGGTGGTGGAGCTGAATCGGGCGGTCGCACTGGGCATGGCGTACGGTCCGGCGGCGGGCCTGCAGCTGGTTGATCAACTCCGCGACCTGCCGGCGATGGAGCGCTATCACCTGCTGCACAGCGTCCGCGGCGACCTGCTGGCCAAGCTCGACCGGGGCGACGAGGCGGCCGAGGAATTCCGCCGGGCCGCCGAGTTGGTGGGCAACGAGCAGGAGCGCGCGTTGATGATCAATCGCGCGTGCGCCACAGCCAGTACAGCCCGATGA
- a CDS encoding uracil-DNA glycosylase — translation MSGKPLNELVSPDWAAALEPVSPTVRRMGDFLRAELAAGRGYLPAGDAVLRAFTLPLAEVRVLIVGQDPYPTPGHPVGLSFSVAPHVRPIPRSLANIYRELNTDLGIPPAAGGDLTPWFDQGVLLLNRVLTVQPGRSASHRGKGWEEVTQCAIEALVGRGGPLVAILWGRDAQSLIPMLGTVPYISSAHPSPMSADRGFFGSRPFSRVNQYLINFGADPIDWRIDR, via the coding sequence GTGTCAGGAAAGCCGCTGAACGAACTGGTCAGCCCGGACTGGGCCGCCGCGCTGGAGCCGGTCTCGCCCACCGTACGGCGGATGGGCGACTTCCTGCGGGCCGAGCTGGCCGCCGGCCGCGGCTACCTGCCCGCCGGCGATGCCGTGCTGCGCGCCTTCACCCTGCCGTTGGCCGAGGTGCGGGTGTTGATCGTCGGCCAGGACCCGTACCCGACGCCGGGTCACCCGGTGGGACTGTCGTTCTCGGTCGCCCCGCACGTCCGGCCGATCCCCCGCAGTCTGGCCAACATCTATCGCGAGCTCAACACCGATCTCGGCATTCCGCCCGCCGCCGGGGGCGATCTGACGCCCTGGTTCGATCAGGGCGTGCTGTTGCTGAACAGGGTCCTCACCGTGCAGCCCGGTAGGTCGGCTTCCCATCGGGGCAAGGGATGGGAGGAGGTCACCCAGTGCGCGATCGAGGCACTGGTCGGCCGCGGCGGGCCGCTGGTGGCGATCTTGTGGGGACGCGACGCCCAGTCGTTGATCCCGATGCTGGGCACTGTTCCGTACATCAGCAGCGCGCACCCGTCGCCGATGTCGGCCGACCGCGGCTTCTTCGGCTCCCGCCCGTTCAGCCGCGTCAACCAGTACTTGATCAACTTCGGCGCCGACCCCATCGACTGGCGGATCGACCGCTGA
- a CDS encoding histidine phosphatase family protein: MPTELILIRHGQSHANVNPVVGGMRGDLGLTDLGRRQAELLRDRLRAEQATADVLYASTLPRAQETARYVAEAMDLPIKDDDELQELRVGEADGLSHDDWSARWPRMEQSLTARPYQEFATGGESWATFLARVGSALTSLVDRHPDQRVVAVTHGGVIDVSFAVAFGLGATATRVRINPENTSLTRWQHDPEPDHPRWTLNGFNDARHLD; this comes from the coding sequence ATGCCGACCGAACTGATCTTGATCCGTCATGGCCAGTCCCACGCCAATGTGAATCCGGTCGTCGGCGGGATGCGCGGCGATCTCGGCCTGACCGACCTCGGTCGACGTCAGGCCGAGCTGCTGCGTGACCGGCTACGGGCCGAGCAGGCCACCGCGGACGTGCTGTACGCGAGCACCCTGCCCCGCGCGCAGGAGACGGCCCGCTACGTCGCCGAGGCGATGGATCTGCCGATCAAGGACGACGACGAGTTGCAGGAGTTGCGGGTCGGCGAGGCCGACGGGCTGTCCCACGACGACTGGTCGGCGCGCTGGCCCAGGATGGAGCAGAGTCTGACCGCACGCCCCTACCAGGAGTTCGCCACCGGCGGTGAGAGTTGGGCGACCTTCCTGGCCCGGGTCGGCTCCGCGCTGACCTCCCTGGTCGACCGGCATCCCGATCAGCGGGTGGTGGCGGTCACCCATGGCGGCGTGATCGACGTGTCGTTCGCGGTGGCGTTCGGGCTGGGCGCCACCGCGACGCGGGTACGGATCAATCCCGAGAACACCAGCCTCACCCGTTGGCAGCACGACCCGGAGCCCGACCACCCCCGGTGGACGCTGAACGGCTTCAACGACGCCCGCCATCTCGACTGA
- a CDS encoding LLM class flavin-dependent oxidoreductase, translating into MRIGIHIPPTIPPERLRSLAERADRTGLDELWVWEDSFKQSGVASATAALAWTDNLRVGISLLPVPLRNPALTAMELATISRMFPGRFVAGIGHGVQEWMGQAGVRAESPLTLLREHATAIRRLLAGEEVSMDGRYVRLDRVRLDWPPTAPPPLMIGGAGPKSVALAAELGDGNLFTNALTDDQVRDLIAAVIAVKTKIGAADADRPEIGAAQIVATGPDAQQRLDRELPLWDAQPGLGIGVAGDARTVAAAARRYASFGVTSYGVQPTADEPDLEAFISFLAEEVKPLIASVGT; encoded by the coding sequence ATGCGCATCGGCATCCACATCCCACCGACCATCCCACCCGAGCGTCTGCGAAGCCTGGCCGAGAGGGCCGATCGGACCGGCCTGGACGAGCTCTGGGTCTGGGAGGACTCGTTCAAACAAAGCGGTGTCGCCTCGGCAACCGCGGCACTGGCCTGGACCGACAACCTGCGAGTGGGCATCTCGTTGCTGCCCGTGCCGCTGCGAAATCCAGCATTGACGGCGATGGAGTTGGCCACCATTTCGCGGATGTTCCCGGGCCGGTTCGTCGCCGGCATCGGTCACGGCGTCCAGGAATGGATGGGCCAGGCCGGTGTCCGAGCCGAGTCTCCGCTGACGTTGCTTCGGGAACACGCGACCGCGATCCGGCGACTGCTGGCCGGCGAGGAGGTCAGCATGGACGGCCGCTACGTACGGCTGGACCGGGTCAGGCTGGACTGGCCGCCGACGGCACCGCCACCGCTGATGATCGGCGGTGCCGGTCCGAAGTCGGTGGCGCTGGCGGCCGAACTCGGCGACGGCAACCTCTTCACCAACGCCCTCACCGACGATCAGGTACGAGACCTGATCGCCGCGGTGATCGCGGTCAAGACGAAGATCGGAGCGGCCGACGCCGATCGTCCGGAGATCGGCGCCGCGCAGATCGTCGCCACCGGACCTGATGCCCAGCAGCGACTCGACCGCGAACTGCCGCTGTGGGATGCCCAGCCGGGGCTCGGTATCGGCGTGGCCGGGGACGCCCGGACCGTGGCCGCCGCAGCCCGGCGCTACGCATCATTCGGTGTGACCAGCTACGGCGTCCAACCGACCGCCGACGAGCCCGATCTGGAGGCCTTCATCAGCTTCCTGGCCGAGGAGGTGAAGCCCCTGATCGCTTCGGTGGGCACTTGA
- a CDS encoding transglutaminase-like domain-containing protein, whose translation MKQQMIMPIDYDPTRWAEHTAYTDPGRHAELLQAVPPDLDQLSAVARNLIIHYRASAMELPEETKPDINARWLEAILDLDQQRHPGDLAAERDPLSRVQGCCRDHSLFAAAVLRQHDQPARIRYGFAGYFAPGFHVDHVVVERWLPDEHRWLRFDPEVEEPWESMPTPRDIPPGTGQPYETAAEAWTAYRNGSIDPQTYGVGTDVPIRGPWFLQCAVLIDAAFRAGTELLLWDGWGAMSDPDGPTEDQVEIADQLSELIMKADAGDVAAERELITRMQSDPTVAVPETVLMISPWGEPPQPTDLTRSAVIGS comes from the coding sequence ATGAAGCAGCAAATGATCATGCCGATCGACTACGACCCGACCCGCTGGGCCGAGCACACGGCGTACACCGATCCCGGACGGCACGCCGAGCTGCTGCAGGCCGTGCCACCGGACCTTGATCAACTTTCTGCGGTGGCGCGCAATCTGATCATTCACTACCGCGCCTCGGCGATGGAACTGCCCGAGGAGACCAAGCCGGACATCAACGCCCGTTGGCTGGAAGCGATTCTCGACCTTGATCAACAGCGTCACCCCGGCGACCTGGCCGCCGAACGGGATCCGCTGTCGAGAGTGCAGGGCTGCTGCCGGGATCATTCGCTGTTCGCCGCCGCGGTGTTGCGTCAGCATGATCAGCCGGCTCGGATCCGGTACGGGTTCGCCGGCTACTTCGCGCCGGGTTTCCATGTCGATCACGTGGTGGTCGAGCGCTGGCTACCGGACGAACATCGCTGGCTGCGGTTCGATCCGGAGGTCGAGGAGCCGTGGGAATCGATGCCCACACCCAGAGACATCCCGCCCGGCACGGGACAGCCGTACGAGACCGCGGCCGAGGCGTGGACGGCGTACCGCAACGGAAGCATCGATCCGCAGACGTACGGCGTCGGCACCGACGTCCCGATCCGCGGACCGTGGTTCCTGCAGTGTGCGGTGCTGATCGATGCCGCCTTCCGGGCCGGCACGGAGCTGCTGCTGTGGGACGGCTGGGGTGCGATGAGCGACCCGGACGGACCGACCGAAGATCAGGTCGAGATCGCTGATCAGCTCAGCGAGTTGATCATGAAAGCCGACGCCGGTGACGTCGCCGCCGAACGAGAGTTGATCACTCGGATGCAGTCGGATCCGACGGTGGCCGTGCCGGAAACGGTGCTGATGATCAGCCCCTGGGGCGAGCCGCCGCAGCCGACAGATCTGACCCGTTCGGCAGTCATCGGAAGCTGA
- a CDS encoding YccF domain-containing protein has product MKTILNIIWFVFCGLWLAIGYFTAGIICCILIVTIPWGIASFRIGAYAMWPFGRVVVDKPTSGIGAALGNIIWLVVAGIWLAIGHVLTAIPLFVSIIGIPLGWANLKLIPVSLMPLGKEIVRSDTILPAYRHN; this is encoded by the coding sequence ATGAAGACGATCCTGAACATCATCTGGTTTGTGTTCTGCGGTTTGTGGCTGGCGATCGGCTACTTCACCGCGGGCATCATCTGCTGCATCCTGATCGTCACCATTCCGTGGGGGATCGCGTCGTTTCGGATCGGCGCGTACGCGATGTGGCCGTTCGGTCGGGTGGTGGTCGACAAGCCGACCTCCGGCATCGGCGCCGCGCTGGGCAACATCATCTGGCTGGTGGTGGCCGGGATCTGGCTGGCGATCGGTCACGTGCTGACCGCGATCCCGCTGTTCGTCTCCATCATCGGCATCCCGCTCGGCTGGGCGAACCTCAAGTTGATCCCGGTGTCGTTGATGCCGCTGGGCAAGGAGATCGTACGCAGCGACACGATCCTGCCGGCCTACCGGCACAACTGA
- a CDS encoding YciI family protein, whose translation MRVMAFMMGNEDSETGRIPDPEEFAAMGRFNEELVKAGILLSAEGLHATKDGAKVKWTGDGPTVVDGPFTEAKEVVAGFWIVQVSSLAEAKEWFQRCPGGDGTEIQLRPVYELEEFGDSLPSEVRDLEEQVRTATRQDG comes from the coding sequence ATGCGAGTCATGGCGTTCATGATGGGCAACGAGGACAGCGAGACCGGCCGGATCCCCGACCCGGAGGAGTTCGCGGCGATGGGCCGATTCAACGAGGAGCTGGTGAAGGCCGGGATCCTGTTGTCGGCCGAGGGACTGCACGCGACCAAGGACGGCGCCAAGGTGAAGTGGACCGGCGACGGCCCGACCGTGGTGGACGGCCCGTTCACCGAGGCCAAGGAGGTGGTGGCCGGCTTCTGGATCGTCCAGGTGTCCTCGCTGGCCGAGGCCAAGGAATGGTTCCAGCGCTGCCCCGGCGGTGACGGCACCGAGATCCAACTGCGGCCGGTCTACGAGCTGGAGGAATTCGGCGACTCGCTGCCGTCCGAGGTACGTGACCTCGAGGAGCAGGTTCGCACCGCGACGCGGCAGGACGGCTGA
- a CDS encoding AI-2E family transporter — MAAQDRSPIRGRLGVGRLRRARAGMQAHADGDDRLDEVAVQHSETEHADQPETEVAEVTIQPSSEQERIDLLVPRGFRIAASWSWRLIVIVIMVAGLGWLLRYLSEVTIPIAVAILLAALISPVANWFNRRRFPRALSAALAMIIGVVLVSGTLTLIATQIAGQAEGMGSRVASGFAQLTNWLANGPLHIPEQFLQVDQLTKQVTDFLSQSSTQVAGYAAAFGSQLGHFFAGLAITMFATFYFLYDGAGIWAFLVKLTPKSARSKIDNATKSGWSSLVHYVRATILVAFVDAIGVLIVALILRVPGAPALAALVFLGAFVPLVGAFVSGFVAVFVALVMLGWVQALIMLAGIIAVMQLEGHILQPFLLGRAVKLHPLAVLLGIAIGVIVGGIVGALMSIPLLAFAKTFIQYVATGKSDTVATTVRE, encoded by the coding sequence ATGGCAGCGCAGGATCGTTCGCCCATCCGGGGCCGATTGGGCGTCGGACGGCTGCGGCGTGCGCGGGCCGGCATGCAGGCGCACGCGGACGGCGACGACCGGCTGGACGAGGTCGCGGTCCAGCATTCCGAGACCGAGCACGCTGACCAGCCGGAGACCGAGGTCGCCGAGGTGACGATCCAGCCGTCCTCGGAACAGGAACGGATCGACCTACTCGTGCCGCGCGGTTTTCGGATCGCCGCCAGCTGGTCCTGGCGACTGATCGTGATCGTGATCATGGTCGCCGGTCTCGGTTGGCTGCTGCGGTATCTGTCCGAGGTGACGATTCCGATCGCGGTCGCGATCCTGCTGGCCGCGCTGATCTCGCCGGTGGCGAACTGGTTCAACCGCCGTCGGTTCCCCCGCGCACTGTCGGCAGCGCTGGCCATGATCATCGGGGTGGTGCTGGTCTCCGGCACGCTGACCTTGATCGCCACCCAGATCGCCGGCCAGGCCGAGGGCATGGGCAGCCGGGTCGCCAGTGGTTTCGCCCAGCTCACCAACTGGCTCGCCAACGGTCCGCTGCACATCCCCGAACAGTTCCTGCAGGTCGATCAATTGACCAAGCAGGTAACGGATTTCCTGAGTCAGAGCAGCACCCAGGTCGCCGGCTACGCGGCCGCGTTCGGGTCCCAGCTCGGACACTTCTTCGCCGGCCTGGCGATCACCATGTTCGCCACGTTCTACTTCCTGTACGACGGCGCCGGCATCTGGGCGTTCCTGGTCAAACTCACCCCGAAGTCGGCCCGGAGCAAGATCGACAACGCGACCAAGAGCGGCTGGAGCTCGCTGGTGCACTACGTCCGGGCCACCATTCTGGTGGCCTTCGTGGACGCGATCGGCGTGTTGATCGTGGCGTTGATCCTGCGGGTGCCGGGTGCTCCGGCCCTGGCCGCGTTGGTCTTCCTGGGCGCGTTCGTGCCGCTGGTCGGCGCCTTCGTGTCCGGCTTCGTCGCGGTCTTCGTCGCACTGGTGATGCTGGGCTGGGTGCAGGCGTTGATCATGCTCGCCGGCATCATCGCGGTGATGCAGCTGGAGGGCCACATCCTGCAGCCGTTCCTGCTCGGTCGCGCGGTCAAGCTGCATCCGCTGGCGGTCCTGCTCGGCATCGCCATCGGCGTGATCGTCGGCGGCATCGTCGGCGCGCTGATGTCCATCCCGCTGCTGGCCTTCGCCAAGACCTTCATCCAGTACGTGGCCACCGGCAAGTCCGACACCGTCGCCACCACCGTCCGCGAGTAG
- the msrA gene encoding peptide-methionine (S)-S-oxide reductase MsrA, producing MFSQHKQTLIEAEQALPGRDTPVLAGPTFHEVFGTELHKVPEGSELAYFALGCFWGAEKLYWQTPGVTLTAAGYAGGYTPNPTYEEVCANRTGHAEVVLVAYDPTKINYAELLKIFYENHDPTQGMRQGNDLGTQYRSAIYVVNDQQREIAEQVTADFQAEFEKQGFGKITTEILPAGPFYFAEDYHQQYLIKVPNGYCPVHATGVTCNVAV from the coding sequence TTGTTCTCACAGCACAAGCAGACCCTGATCGAGGCGGAGCAGGCGCTGCCCGGCCGCGACACCCCGGTGTTGGCCGGGCCGACCTTCCATGAGGTGTTCGGCACCGAGTTGCACAAGGTGCCGGAGGGCTCCGAGCTGGCCTACTTCGCGCTGGGCTGTTTCTGGGGTGCGGAGAAGCTGTACTGGCAGACCCCGGGAGTGACGCTGACCGCGGCCGGTTACGCCGGTGGCTACACGCCGAACCCGACGTACGAGGAGGTCTGCGCCAACCGCACCGGCCACGCCGAGGTCGTGCTGGTCGCGTACGATCCGACCAAGATCAACTACGCCGAACTGCTGAAGATCTTCTACGAGAATCACGACCCGACCCAGGGCATGCGGCAGGGCAACGACCTCGGCACCCAGTACCGTTCGGCGATCTATGTCGTCAATGATCAACAACGCGAGATCGCCGAGCAGGTGACCGCAGATTTCCAAGCAGAGTTCGAGAAGCAGGGTTTCGGCAAGATCACCACCGAGATCCTCCCGGCCGGCCCGTTCTACTTTGCCGAGGACTATCACCAGCAGTATCTGATCAAGGTCCCGAACGGTTACTGCCCCGTGCACGCCACCGGAGTCACCTGCAACGTCGCCGTGTGA
- a CDS encoding dienelactone hydrolase family protein: protein MMAGIDSYVATPSGPIKGGLVLIHEIWGLSDHIKQVADRFAGEGYLTYAPDILTHAGVTPKAGEELQRLLASPDPETRQAAQPLMRERTAPAHDPAYAQWAVPALREVVDDLQRRPAIDARIGVVGFCFGGSYTFALAAADERILAAVPFYGSPPDLDQVPRISCPVLGIYGSQDERLMESLPAVRGKMAEAGVDFTVKIYDGAQHAFFNETGNRYDAEAAAHAWQLALDFLDRHLAA from the coding sequence ATGATGGCCGGCATCGACAGCTACGTCGCGACACCCAGCGGACCGATAAAGGGCGGGCTGGTGCTGATCCACGAGATCTGGGGATTGAGCGATCACATCAAGCAAGTCGCCGATCGGTTCGCCGGCGAGGGCTACCTGACGTACGCGCCCGACATCCTGACCCATGCCGGCGTCACACCGAAGGCAGGCGAAGAGTTGCAGCGGCTGCTGGCGAGCCCGGATCCCGAGACTCGGCAGGCGGCGCAGCCGCTGATGCGCGAGCGCACCGCACCTGCGCACGACCCGGCCTACGCCCAGTGGGCCGTGCCGGCGCTGCGCGAAGTGGTTGATGATCTTCAACGCCGGCCCGCGATCGACGCCCGGATCGGTGTGGTCGGTTTCTGCTTCGGCGGCTCGTACACGTTCGCGCTGGCCGCTGCGGACGAACGGATCCTGGCCGCCGTACCGTTCTACGGCTCGCCGCCGGACCTTGATCAAGTCCCGCGGATCTCCTGTCCGGTGCTCGGCATCTACGGCAGCCAGGACGAACGGCTGATGGAGAGCCTGCCGGCCGTACGGGGGAAGATGGCCGAGGCCGGTGTCGACTTCACCGTGAAGATCTACGACGGAGCCCAGCATGCGTTCTTCAACGAAACCGGCAACCGGTACGACGCCGAGGCAGCGGCCCACGCCTGGCAACTGGCCCTGGATTTCCTCGATCGCCACCTGGCCGCCTGA
- a CDS encoding type II toxin-antitoxin system VapC family toxin: MAEPGLRPDRGMLDTSTVILLGRLSEPQELPDDCVVSAVTVAELSVGPLVADTDEEREARQAHLQQAESDFDTISFDRSAAREFAAVAASLRRSGRKSNARAYDALIAASAIAEGLPLYTCNPDDFEGIERLDLRPVRHPDG; the protein is encoded by the coding sequence ATGGCTGAACCCGGCCTACGCCCAGATCGCGGAATGCTCGACACCTCCACTGTCATTCTGTTGGGTCGGTTGAGCGAACCGCAGGAACTGCCGGACGATTGTGTAGTCAGCGCGGTGACCGTCGCGGAGTTGTCGGTCGGACCGCTCGTCGCCGACACCGATGAGGAGCGCGAAGCGCGGCAAGCGCACCTCCAACAGGCGGAATCGGACTTCGACACGATCAGCTTCGACCGTAGCGCTGCGCGCGAGTTCGCTGCCGTAGCAGCCTCGCTGCGACGCTCCGGGCGGAAGTCGAACGCGCGGGCGTACGACGCGCTGATCGCGGCCTCTGCCATCGCCGAAGGGCTACCGCTGTACACCTGCAATCCCGACGACTTCGAAGGAATCGAACGGCTTGACCTGCGCCCCGTGCGCCATCCCGACGGCTGA
- a CDS encoding cystathionine gamma-synthase: MTEQPAADRTGFETLAIHAGQEPDPTTGAVVPPIYATSTYAQDGVGGLRSGYEYSRSANPTRTALEECLAALEGGVRGLAFASGLAAEDAVIRALTRPGDQVLLPNDAYGGTYRQFAQLHQRWGLEITPVPITDPQTVAAAITPGRTTLVWLETPTNPLLNVADIAAIADAAHQAGAKVVVDNTFATPYLQQPLRLGADVVVHSTTKYCGGHSDVVGGAAITADVDLGERLAWHQNAIGGVAGPFDAWLVLRGLKTLALRMDRHCANAARIAAHLQDHPGVAEVLYPGLDSHPGHDLAARQMRHFGGMISFRVAAGEQAALDVCGRTKTFTLGESLGGVESLIEHPGRMTHMSVAGTALEVPADLIRLSVGIETIDDLIDDLDQALGRAKPGH; encoded by the coding sequence ATGACCGAGCAGCCCGCCGCAGACCGGACAGGATTCGAGACCCTCGCCATTCATGCCGGCCAGGAACCGGATCCCACCACCGGGGCGGTGGTGCCACCGATCTACGCCACCTCCACCTACGCCCAGGACGGCGTCGGCGGGTTGCGATCCGGCTACGAATACTCCCGATCGGCCAACCCGACCCGGACGGCCCTGGAGGAGTGCCTGGCCGCGCTCGAGGGTGGCGTACGAGGTCTTGCGTTCGCCAGCGGACTGGCCGCAGAGGACGCGGTGATCCGGGCCCTCACCCGACCGGGTGATCAGGTGCTGTTGCCGAACGACGCCTACGGCGGCACCTACCGGCAGTTCGCCCAGCTGCATCAGCGCTGGGGACTGGAAATCACGCCGGTGCCGATCACCGATCCGCAGACCGTCGCCGCAGCGATCACCCCGGGCAGGACCACGCTGGTGTGGCTGGAGACGCCGACCAACCCGTTGCTGAACGTTGCCGACATCGCCGCCATCGCCGACGCCGCGCATCAGGCCGGGGCGAAGGTCGTCGTCGACAACACCTTCGCCACGCCGTACCTGCAACAGCCGCTGCGGCTGGGCGCCGACGTGGTCGTGCACTCGACCACCAAGTACTGCGGCGGCCACTCCGACGTGGTCGGCGGCGCCGCGATCACCGCCGATGTTGATCTTGGTGAACGGCTGGCCTGGCATCAGAACGCGATCGGCGGTGTGGCCGGGCCGTTCGACGCGTGGCTGGTGCTGCGTGGGCTGAAGACCCTTGCGCTGCGGATGGATCGGCACTGTGCCAACGCCGCCCGGATCGCGGCGCATCTGCAAGATCATCCGGGCGTGGCGGAGGTGCTCTATCCCGGCCTGGACAGCCATCCCGGTCACGATCTTGCTGCGCGACAGATGCGCCACTTCGGCGGCATGATCAGCTTCCGGGTTGCCGCCGGGGAACAGGCCGCCTTGGACGTCTGCGGCCGGACCAAGACCTTCACCCTCGGCGAATCGTTGGGTGGCGTGGAGTCCTTGATCGAACACCCTGGCCGAATGACGCACATGTCGGTCGCCGGCACCGCGCTGGAGGTGCCGGCGGATCTGATTCGGCTCAGCGTCGGCATCGAGACGATCGACGATCTGATCGACGATCTTGATCAAGCTCTCGGCCGAGCGAAGCCAGGACACTAG
- a CDS encoding type II toxin-antitoxin system Phd/YefM family antitoxin, with the protein MEAVTVRELRNHGGDVLDRVERGETLLITRNGVEVAEIRPLRRRSPRPAELIERRRGMPQVDPIKLRRDIDAVIDSSV; encoded by the coding sequence ATGGAAGCTGTCACGGTCCGGGAGCTCCGAAACCACGGCGGCGACGTGCTGGATCGGGTGGAGCGGGGCGAGACCCTGCTGATCACCCGCAACGGCGTCGAGGTCGCTGAGATTCGCCCGCTTCGGCGACGCAGTCCGCGTCCGGCCGAGTTGATCGAGCGCCGACGGGGCATGCCGCAGGTCGATCCGATCAAGCTCCGGCGGGACATCGATGCTGTGATTGATTCAAGTGTGTGA